One Falsihalocynthiibacter arcticus DNA segment encodes these proteins:
- a CDS encoding LacI family DNA-binding transcriptional regulator, with amino-acid sequence MAKAGNIGKDQPAQRITPTPKTTRRLIMTDVANEADCSQATVSFVLRNAPGVKISADTRKRVIEAAIRLGYSSTKFVHQKSDANVAQSATLAVGFIVDQLATSPEAVIAIDAARQACWNNGQILLSGQTMHDQELEEKTFRTLVDTGISGLIYLTIFTRKIEIPACLLDLPIPVVLLNCYSQDHRLPAVIPDESIGGFRATRHLLEHGHKRIGMITGEVWMEATRDRQKGYKRALAEENIPFDKSLIVHGNWTPSSGYAATMQLLALKDRPTAIFCQNDRMAIGCYEALKEEGLKIPQDISVMGYDDEEIARHLHPPISTVNLPHRTMGAWAVEYIEANKKVRQPKKTIMRMDCALVERESVERI; translated from the coding sequence ATGGCAAAGGCGGGAAATATCGGGAAAGACCAACCGGCGCAGCGTATCACCCCCACTCCAAAAACTACGCGACGCCTCATCATGACGGATGTTGCAAATGAGGCGGACTGTTCGCAAGCAACGGTTTCTTTTGTTCTTAGAAACGCGCCGGGTGTAAAAATTTCCGCAGACACACGCAAACGCGTCATCGAGGCGGCAATCCGGCTTGGCTATTCCTCGACAAAGTTTGTCCATCAGAAATCGGACGCGAATGTGGCCCAAAGCGCGACTCTGGCCGTTGGTTTTATTGTTGATCAGCTCGCAACCAGCCCAGAAGCTGTCATTGCCATTGATGCCGCCCGACAGGCCTGTTGGAACAATGGTCAAATTCTGTTGTCTGGCCAAACTATGCACGATCAAGAACTTGAGGAAAAAACCTTTCGTACCCTCGTGGATACGGGCATTTCAGGCTTGATCTACTTGACGATTTTCACACGGAAAATTGAAATTCCAGCCTGCTTACTCGATCTGCCTATCCCTGTCGTTTTGTTGAATTGCTATTCCCAAGACCACCGCCTTCCTGCCGTCATACCCGACGAGTCGATTGGCGGTTTCCGTGCGACTCGCCACCTGCTTGAACATGGGCACAAGCGCATCGGAATGATTACCGGTGAGGTGTGGATGGAAGCCACGCGAGACCGGCAAAAGGGCTATAAACGTGCCCTTGCTGAGGAAAATATTCCGTTCGACAAAAGCCTCATCGTGCATGGAAACTGGACGCCCAGTTCTGGCTATGCCGCGACGATGCAGCTTCTCGCGCTCAAAGATCGCCCTACCGCCATTTTCTGTCAAAATGATCGGATGGCGATCGGATGTTATGAGGCCTTGAAGGAAGAGGGGCTTAAAATCCCACAGGACATTTCCGTTATGGGATATGACGACGAGGAAATCGCACGTCACCTCCACCCCCCTATCAGCACCGTCAATCTCCCCCATCGCACCATGGGCGCTTGGGCCGTGGAATATATTGAAGCTAATAAAAAGGTGAGGCAGCCCAAAAAAACCATCATGCGGATGGATTGCGCCTTGGTTGAGCGCGAGTCCGTCGAGCGGATCTAA
- a CDS encoding substrate-binding domain-containing protein produces MTISRRKLLLASSAASAAAAVSRAAIAAGPTLAVKDTYKVGFAQTESNNSWHLAHTNSMKAEAEARDWQLVYTDAAGSAAKQVSDVNSMIAQGVDLIFLAPREEIPLIPAIMSAKNAGIPVILLDRNVDQSLAIAGDDHVTFIGSDFIEEGRRVAEWLVANIDGKTKIIELEGTAGSSPANDRKFGFDTDIAEHPDFEIVASQTGDFARDKGRQVAETLLQANPDANVIYAHNDEYPYWSSCIFGPFSLISEKGICRDN; encoded by the coding sequence GTGACTATTTCACGCAGAAAACTTCTGCTTGCTTCATCGGCCGCATCCGCCGCAGCGGCGGTCTCGCGCGCCGCCATCGCAGCCGGTCCTACATTGGCAGTTAAAGACACATACAAGGTTGGTTTTGCCCAAACGGAAAGCAACAATTCATGGCATTTGGCACATACCAACTCGATGAAAGCCGAAGCGGAGGCGCGCGACTGGCAATTGGTTTATACGGATGCGGCAGGGTCTGCGGCCAAGCAGGTTTCCGATGTTAATTCCATGATCGCACAGGGCGTTGACCTTATTTTCCTCGCCCCACGTGAGGAAATCCCCCTCATTCCGGCAATCATGTCAGCCAAAAATGCGGGCATTCCGGTGATCCTGTTGGATCGCAATGTTGACCAATCGCTCGCTATCGCAGGCGATGACCATGTGACATTCATTGGCTCAGACTTCATCGAAGAAGGTCGCCGCGTTGCGGAATGGCTCGTCGCCAACATCGACGGAAAAACCAAAATCATCGAGCTGGAAGGGACCGCAGGTTCGTCCCCTGCAAATGATCGTAAATTCGGGTTCGACACCGATATTGCCGAGCATCCAGACTTTGAAATCGTCGCATCTCAAACAGGTGATTTTGCGCGCGACAAAGGTCGCCAAGTTGCCGAAACGCTGCTTCAAGCCAATCCGGATGCCAATGTTATTTATGCGCATAACGATGAGTATCCGTATTGGTCAAGCTGTATTTTCGGCCCATTTTCGCTGATCTCGGAGAAGGGCATTTGCCGTGACAATTAG
- a CDS encoding ATP-binding cassette domain-containing protein, with the protein MKETPLLSIENLHKRFGGTIALNGASLQVGAGEVHALIGQNGAGKSTLIKILTGYIGKDEGDVHFAGKPFEVNAPKAAQNAGNSTIYQEINLVPSLTVTENICLGREMRRYGALDWPAMHKEAERLLARFSMKVDVRRQLSDFSTASQQMIAIARAIGFSAQLVIMDEPTSSLDEREAAVLFDVIRKPQSRGRLGYLCEP; encoded by the coding sequence ATGAAAGAGACACCTCTTTTATCAATTGAAAACCTGCACAAAAGGTTTGGCGGCACGATCGCGCTAAATGGCGCATCCCTTCAGGTCGGCGCGGGTGAGGTTCATGCCCTAATTGGCCAAAATGGTGCCGGAAAATCGACCCTCATTAAGATCCTGACGGGCTATATTGGAAAAGACGAAGGGGACGTGCATTTCGCGGGTAAACCGTTTGAGGTGAATGCGCCCAAGGCGGCGCAGAACGCTGGAAACAGTACGATTTATCAAGAAATTAATCTGGTGCCATCCCTTACCGTGACTGAAAATATATGCCTTGGGCGCGAGATGCGTCGCTACGGAGCCCTTGATTGGCCCGCAATGCACAAAGAGGCCGAGCGCTTATTGGCCCGTTTTTCAATGAAGGTTGATGTGCGGCGGCAGTTGTCGGATTTCAGCACGGCGTCACAACAAATGATCGCGATTGCGCGGGCGATTGGGTTTTCTGCCCAGTTGGTCATTATGGATGAACCGACCTCCTCCTTGGACGAACGCGAAGCGGCGGTGCTGTTTGATGTGATCCGGAAACCTCAAAGCCGAGGGCGTCTCGGTTATCTTTGTGAGCCATAA
- a CDS encoding ATP-binding cassette domain-containing protein — protein MSHKLDELYEVCDRVTIMRDGKTIRACNLDEIDKLELVSTMPGKEISRSSGRITAFDNEHAHLAGNKLLEAQGLSDGLHVRDVSFCVRSGEIVGFAGLLGAGRTETVKLIFGAHPPSAGHMEFDGKSFAPNSPAEAIAAGIGFCTEDRKIEGIVPDLSIAENMMLALMPKLARAGIVDEKKKAQIVDGLIKSLGIKCAGPHQKIRELSGANPQKVLLGRWLAMSPRLLILHEPTRGIDVGAKVEIQKLLNRLADDGLAVLMISSELEEVTEGADRAYVLREGLSVAELTNGEINEDRVLAAMAHGASERAAANVRTPNLCLSGSLCDADYSGIFNPFEHRDHA, from the coding sequence GTGAGCCATAAACTCGACGAACTTTACGAGGTGTGTGACCGCGTGACGATCATGCGCGACGGTAAAACGATCCGCGCCTGTAACTTGGATGAAATAGACAAACTTGAGCTTGTCTCCACAATGCCCGGTAAAGAAATAAGTCGCAGCAGCGGGCGGATTACAGCTTTTGATAATGAGCACGCGCATTTGGCGGGAAACAAACTTCTGGAAGCGCAGGGCTTGAGTGATGGCCTTCACGTTCGCGACGTTAGTTTTTGCGTACGCAGTGGCGAAATCGTAGGATTTGCAGGCTTGCTTGGGGCAGGGCGCACCGAGACGGTCAAGCTAATTTTTGGCGCACATCCCCCTTCCGCAGGACACATGGAATTTGACGGCAAAAGCTTCGCCCCCAACTCGCCCGCCGAGGCCATTGCCGCGGGCATCGGGTTTTGCACCGAAGATCGCAAAATCGAAGGGATCGTGCCGGATTTAAGCATTGCCGAAAACATGATGCTTGCGCTCATGCCAAAGCTTGCGCGAGCGGGCATTGTGGATGAGAAAAAGAAGGCGCAAATCGTCGATGGGTTGATCAAAAGCCTTGGGATCAAATGCGCAGGGCCACACCAAAAAATTCGCGAACTGTCGGGTGCGAACCCGCAAAAAGTTCTCCTTGGTCGCTGGTTGGCCATGTCGCCACGCCTCCTTATTCTCCATGAACCAACGCGCGGCATTGATGTCGGGGCGAAAGTGGAAATACAAAAGCTGCTGAATAGACTAGCAGACGATGGGCTGGCTGTGCTGATGATTTCTTCGGAATTAGAAGAGGTTACCGAAGGCGCCGACCGCGCTTACGTTTTGCGGGAAGGCCTGTCAGTGGCCGAGCTTACCAACGGAGAAATCAATGAAGATCGCGTCCTCGCCGCGATGGCGCATGGCGCGTCCGAAAGGGCTGCGGCCAATGTCAGAACGCCAAATTTATGCCTTTCTGGATCGCTATGCGACGCTGATTATTCTGGGATTTTTAATCCTTTTGAACATCGCGATCACGCCTAA
- a CDS encoding ABC transporter permease subunit, which produces MNIAITPNFLSLQTLNVNLTQVCTIVIVAVGMTLVIATGGIDLSVGSLMAISGALAPMIFMGTILGIEPVWLAVTVAIIISVGVAGLLGAFNGWLVAKFWPLAATKMLLCFRECP; this is translated from the coding sequence TTGAACATCGCGATCACGCCTAACTTCCTCTCGCTACAAACCTTAAACGTGAACCTGACACAGGTTTGCACCATTGTAATCGTCGCCGTCGGGATGACGTTGGTGATCGCGACGGGCGGGATTGACCTTTCTGTTGGGTCACTCATGGCGATCTCTGGCGCGCTCGCGCCGATGATTTTCATGGGTACAATACTAGGAATTGAACCCGTATGGCTCGCGGTCACCGTGGCGATTATTATCTCGGTCGGGGTGGCAGGGTTGCTTGGCGCGTTTAACGGCTGGCTTGTTGCCAAATTCTGGCCGTTGGCGGCAACCAAAATGCTGCTGTGCTTTCGGGAGTGCCCGTGA
- a CDS encoding ABC transporter permease, whose protein sequence is MSRVKIAVYTISGLLSGIAGLIVIAINSASDANLVGMGMELDAIAAVTVGGTLLSGGRASIWGTLLGVMTIQIVRYTLLANGVPDAAAMVVKAAIIIAAVWLQRKARTS, encoded by the coding sequence GTGAGCCGTGTGAAAATCGCGGTCTATACAATCAGTGGCCTTCTCTCTGGAATAGCGGGCCTCATTGTCATAGCCATCAATTCGGCATCAGATGCCAACCTCGTTGGAATGGGCATGGAGCTTGACGCAATTGCCGCAGTTACCGTGGGCGGGACTCTCCTGAGTGGGGGCCGCGCGAGCATCTGGGGCACGTTGCTGGGCGTGATGACAATTCAAATTGTGCGATACACACTACTTGCAAATGGCGTTCCGGATGCCGCGGCGATGGTGGTTAAAGCCGCGATTATTATTGCGGCTGTCTGGCTCCAAAGAAAGGCACGGACATCATGA
- a CDS encoding ABC transporter permease — protein sequence MFALISLGMCFVIMTGGIDLSVGATAAMSSVVAAHASHYGLMPGLLAGFGAGVIVGVINGLIVTRLQIMPFVATLATMLAAGGMALLLAGNQSIPASYATSFTWLGQGNILGFPVPALIAVLAFIAGSYVLNSTSAGRTVLAIGGNEDAAQLMGLPVNKILMLTYVACGALAGLAGVILTAQFGAGQPIEGKGWELFAIAAVVVGGTLLTGGAGFVGATLAGVLLMGVLFTILNFKNGKGWISLLAYWQSVVRGLFLLVVIMLQARLARKKSVGATASAA from the coding sequence ATGTTTGCGTTGATTTCTTTGGGCATGTGCTTTGTCATTATGACGGGCGGCATTGACCTTTCGGTAGGGGCAACGGCCGCGATGTCGAGCGTCGTTGCCGCCCACGCCAGTCATTACGGTCTTATGCCGGGGCTTTTGGCGGGTTTTGGCGCGGGAGTAATCGTTGGGGTGATTAACGGGCTGATCGTGACGCGACTGCAAATTATGCCGTTCGTGGCGACACTTGCGACAATGCTGGCCGCAGGGGGTATGGCGCTTTTGCTGGCGGGAAATCAATCAATCCCCGCGTCCTATGCCACCAGTTTTACGTGGCTCGGACAGGGCAACATTCTTGGGTTTCCTGTGCCCGCCCTCATTGCCGTCCTCGCGTTTATTGCAGGATCATATGTGCTGAATTCCACCAGTGCAGGGCGCACCGTTTTGGCAATTGGTGGCAACGAAGATGCCGCACAACTCATGGGGCTTCCGGTCAACAAAATCCTGATGCTGACCTATGTCGCCTGTGGTGCTTTGGCGGGCCTCGCGGGGGTCATTTTGACAGCACAATTCGGCGCGGGACAACCTATTGAGGGTAAGGGCTGGGAGCTTTTCGCAATCGCCGCCGTCGTTGTTGGGGGCACATTGCTCACCGGCGGCGCGGGTTTTGTTGGCGCAACGCTTGCGGGGGTTTTGTTGATGGGGGTTTTATTCACGATCCTGAATTTTAAAAACGGCAAAGGCTGGATTTCCCTTTTGGCCTATTGGCAGTCGGTTGTGCGGGGGCTTTTTCTCCTTGTCGTTATCATGTTGCAAGCGCGTTTGGCCCGAAAAAAGTCTGTCGGTGCCACGGCATCAGCGGCGTGA
- a CDS encoding arylsulfatase, producing MKSVKILFSASIFALASLAAHAQEKPNILVIWGDDIGQFNISAYNNGMMGYRTPNIDRIASEGALFTDWYGQQSCTAGRAAFITGQSPMRTGLTKVGLPGSPEGMKIEDPTIAGLLKPLGYMTGQFGKNHLGDRDEMLPTNNGFDEFFGNLYHLNAEEEPENADYPTNPEFREKFGPRGVIKSSADGTIEDTGPLSKKRMETVDEEITAAAIDFMDRAVAQDKPFFLWWNATRMHIFTHLKEESQGVTGLGVYADGMVEHDGMVGELLDKVDELGIADNTIVMYSTDNGAETFTWPDGGTTMFKGEKNTQWEGGYRVPTVIRWPGVIEPGTVINDIVAHEDMLPTILAAAGKPTIVEDLLGGGVQAIGREYNVHIDGYNLMPALQGEGEWPRDNFLYWTDDGSVAALRYNNWKITFLRQNAEGFKVWTSPFEVLRAPSITNLRMDPFERAESEDAMGYQRWWIEHMYIIAPAAAYVGEWLQSFAEYPPRQKPGSFNLDRVMEAVTSGSPGNQ from the coding sequence ATGAAATCCGTGAAAATCTTATTTTCGGCGAGTATCTTCGCCTTGGCCAGCCTCGCTGCGCACGCGCAAGAGAAGCCAAATATCCTCGTTATCTGGGGTGACGACATTGGTCAGTTCAACATCAGCGCCTATAATAATGGCATGATGGGCTATCGCACGCCTAATATTGACCGGATTGCGTCTGAAGGCGCTTTGTTCACCGATTGGTACGGTCAACAAAGCTGTACCGCGGGGCGGGCGGCCTTCATCACTGGCCAGTCTCCAATGCGGACAGGTCTGACAAAGGTTGGCCTTCCCGGCTCCCCTGAAGGTATGAAAATCGAAGACCCAACCATCGCGGGTCTGCTTAAACCATTGGGGTACATGACCGGTCAATTCGGTAAAAACCACCTCGGCGACCGCGATGAAATGCTACCGACCAACAATGGCTTTGATGAATTCTTTGGTAACCTTTACCATTTGAATGCCGAAGAAGAGCCCGAGAATGCAGACTATCCAACGAACCCAGAATTTAGGGAAAAATTTGGCCCACGCGGCGTTATTAAATCCTCTGCGGATGGCACAATCGAAGATACGGGCCCGCTCTCTAAGAAACGTATGGAGACCGTGGACGAGGAAATCACTGCCGCTGCGATCGACTTTATGGACCGCGCCGTTGCGCAGGATAAGCCGTTCTTCTTGTGGTGGAACGCGACACGCATGCATATTTTTACCCACCTCAAGGAGGAATCCCAAGGAGTAACCGGACTTGGTGTTTATGCCGACGGTATGGTTGAGCATGACGGAATGGTTGGCGAACTTCTTGATAAGGTTGATGAACTCGGCATCGCCGACAATACAATCGTGATGTATTCCACCGACAATGGCGCCGAAACATTCACGTGGCCCGATGGCGGCACAACAATGTTCAAAGGCGAGAAAAACACACAATGGGAAGGTGGCTATCGCGTCCCAACTGTGATCCGCTGGCCTGGCGTTATTGAACCCGGCACTGTGATTAACGATATCGTTGCCCACGAAGATATGTTGCCAACGATCCTCGCGGCAGCAGGAAAACCAACCATTGTAGAAGACCTTCTTGGGGGCGGCGTTCAAGCCATTGGCCGCGAATATAACGTCCATATTGATGGGTATAACTTGATGCCTGCTCTACAGGGCGAAGGCGAATGGCCACGCGATAACTTCCTCTACTGGACAGACGATGGTTCGGTTGCTGCCCTGCGCTACAACAACTGGAAAATCACTTTCCTACGTCAAAATGCAGAAGGATTTAAAGTTTGGACATCCCCGTTTGAAGTGCTTCGGGCACCTTCGATTACCAACCTTCGCATGGATCCGTTTGAGCGTGCTGAATCTGAGGACGCAATGGGCTACCAGCGTTGGTGGATTGAGCATATGTATATTATTGCCCCAGCAGCAGCCTATGTTGGCGAATGGCTGCAAAGCTTTGCTGAGTATCCTCCACGCCAAAAACCAGGTTCGTTCAATCTTGATCGCGTGATGGAAGCGGTTACATCGGGATCACCTGGCAACCAATAG
- a CDS encoding ABC transporter permease — MSSLPPYASPVQRAWFYSFRVICGLIFFFLIAPIIVIIPLSFNAEDFFTFTPEMLALNPEGFSLKHYKDFFNSSDWQLAMKNSLQIAPVATIISVTLGTIAAIGLSQTHVPFRRSIMAILISPMIVPLIISATGMYFFYSNPYIPIPFYGKLEIPITLTGTYVGVVLAHAALGIPFVIITVTATLVGFDRSLTQAAASMGASPVRSFFKVQMPLILPGVISGALFAFITSFDEVVVVLFVGSANQKTLPWQMFIGLREQVSPTILAVATILVFLSVLLLATLELLRRRSERLRGMSPG, encoded by the coding sequence ATGTCTTCACTTCCACCCTATGCCTCGCCCGTTCAACGCGCATGGTTCTATAGTTTTCGCGTCATCTGCGGGCTGATCTTCTTCTTTCTGATCGCGCCAATTATCGTGATTATTCCGCTGAGCTTTAATGCCGAAGACTTCTTTACCTTCACGCCGGAAATGCTGGCGCTGAACCCTGAGGGGTTCTCGCTCAAACACTACAAAGACTTCTTCAACAGTTCCGATTGGCAATTGGCTATGAAGAACTCCCTCCAGATCGCGCCGGTTGCCACAATCATCTCTGTGACCTTGGGAACGATTGCCGCGATTGGCCTGTCGCAAACCCACGTGCCGTTTCGCCGCTCTATCATGGCGATCCTGATTTCACCGATGATTGTGCCGTTGATTATCTCGGCGACGGGGATGTATTTCTTCTATTCCAACCCCTATATTCCGATCCCTTTCTACGGCAAGCTTGAGATCCCAATCACCCTCACGGGGACCTATGTCGGAGTCGTCTTGGCGCATGCGGCGCTTGGTATTCCCTTTGTCATTATCACTGTTACCGCCACGCTTGTGGGCTTTGACCGCTCCCTCACTCAGGCCGCGGCAAGCATGGGGGCCTCGCCCGTGCGCTCCTTCTTTAAGGTGCAAATGCCTCTGATTTTACCCGGTGTGATTTCGGGTGCGCTTTTTGCTTTTATTACCTCCTTTGACGAGGTGGTCGTGGTCTTGTTCGTGGGGTCGGCCAATCAGAAAACGCTGCCATGGCAGATGTTTATCGGCTTGCGCGAGCAAGTGAGCCCGACAATTCTAGCGGTCGCGACCATATTGGTTTTCCTTTCGGTCTTGCTCCTCGCCACGTTGGAACTTTTGCGTCGCCGCTCTGAACGCTTGCGCGGGATGTCACCTGGCTAA
- a CDS encoding ABC transporter permease codes for MTDDQDASKPVLAADGTPLKQSLNRALRRQKLRALALIAPLLLFILVSFVAPIGDMLFRSVENSIVMETIPRTVRAMRNWEPDGETLPPDEIYAAFYTDFVLAEENKLHTRLGSRLNYEASGMSSLFRSTGRSISKFDTTIYGTQFTEADAAYGDPAMWATWMAEKDNRKALPLTASAYEGWAEMIEDVKDADPATKKLSPIVYTALYNDFASGAVAPSMPAVDVSGFETVSLREQFGAVKADWLDPTTWTVIKTFAGPLTDGYFLNAVDMLRGPDGIEARPESQRIYLRLLWRTIVLSVTITATCIMLGYPVAWLMANLPNRSANVLMILVLLPFWTSLLVRTSAWKVLLQEQGVINDLLVWIGLVGDLDRLQLIQNATGTTIAMTHILLPFMVLPLYSVMKTIPPSYLRAAKSLGANDWTAFWRVYFPQSLPGIGAGSILVFILSIGYYITPELVGGTKGVFISNRIAYHISSSLNWGLAAALGSILLVIVLILYWVYDRLVGIDNVKLGG; via the coding sequence ATGACCGATGACCAAGACGCTTCGAAACCCGTATTGGCTGCCGACGGCACTCCATTAAAGCAAAGCCTGAACCGCGCCCTACGGCGGCAAAAGCTCCGCGCGCTGGCTCTGATTGCCCCGCTGCTTTTGTTCATCCTCGTCAGTTTTGTCGCCCCGATTGGCGATATGTTGTTCCGCTCTGTGGAAAACAGCATTGTGATGGAAACCATCCCGCGCACCGTGCGCGCCATGCGCAACTGGGAGCCTGATGGCGAAACCCTCCCTCCAGATGAAATTTACGCAGCCTTTTACACCGATTTTGTCCTCGCCGAAGAGAACAAATTGCACACGCGCCTTGGCTCACGTTTGAATTATGAAGCCAGTGGCATGTCCTCGCTGTTCCGCTCTACGGGGCGTAGCATCAGCAAGTTTGACACCACAATTTACGGCACCCAGTTCACCGAAGCGGACGCCGCCTATGGCGACCCTGCGATGTGGGCCACATGGATGGCAGAAAAAGACAACCGTAAAGCCCTGCCCCTCACCGCCAGCGCCTATGAGGGTTGGGCCGAAATGATCGAAGACGTGAAAGACGCCGATCCTGCTACGAAAAAACTCAGCCCGATTGTTTACACAGCACTTTACAATGATTTCGCCTCGGGGGCCGTGGCGCCTTCGATGCCCGCCGTGGACGTGTCTGGTTTTGAGACCGTCTCCCTGCGCGAGCAATTCGGCGCCGTAAAGGCCGATTGGCTCGATCCAACCACATGGACGGTGATTAAAACCTTCGCGGGTCCGCTGACCGATGGGTATTTCCTGAACGCCGTTGACATGTTGAGAGGTCCTGACGGGATCGAAGCGCGACCAGAAAGCCAACGGATTTATTTGCGGCTGTTGTGGCGCACGATTGTACTGTCGGTAACGATTACCGCCACCTGTATTATGCTGGGCTATCCAGTGGCTTGGCTCATGGCCAACTTGCCCAACCGTTCCGCGAACGTGCTGATGATCTTGGTTTTGCTGCCATTCTGGACCTCGCTTTTGGTGCGGACCTCCGCTTGGAAGGTGTTGTTGCAAGAACAAGGCGTGATCAATGATCTGCTGGTTTGGATTGGCCTTGTGGGCGATCTTGACCGATTACAACTGATCCAAAACGCCACGGGCACGACCATTGCCATGACGCATATTCTTTTGCCTTTCATGGTGCTGCCCCTGTATTCGGTGATGAAAACCATCCCACCAAGCTATTTGAGGGCCGCGAAATCCCTCGGTGCGAACGATTGGACAGCCTTCTGGCGGGTCTATTTCCCTCAATCTCTCCCAGGGATTGGCGCGGGATCGATCTTGGTCTTTATCTTGTCCATCGGCTATTACATTACGCCCGAACTCGTCGGCGGCACCAAAGGTGTCTTCATCTCAAACCGGATTGCCTACCATATCTCAAGCTCACTGAATTGGGGCCTCGCCGCCGCTCTGGGCTCGATCCTACTGGTCATCGTACTCATCTTATATTGGGTTTATGATCGCTTGGTTGGTATTGATAACGTTAAATTGGGGGGCTAA
- a CDS encoding extracellular solute-binding protein: MKLRHLFGATALVMSPLAATTVFAADLPACENCSDSMTIMSWGGAYQASQIAAYSDPYAALTGITVVYDESSNESIAKMRAGAEAGNSAYDLIDAEGPDSQRACDEGLAIEIDADASLAAGDDGSTPTEDFGPSLINECFIPQIVFSTTFGYRNDVAEWNGATPDSLCAIFDTETFPGKRALEKRPKKNLEWALICDGVAKEDLYTVLSSDGGVERALAKLDTIKGDVVWWSAGAETPQLLADAEVVIGSTYNGRLFSVIEEQKQPVSMLWDWQVFDFDGWVVPAGLDEKRLNRTMHFLKFATDTQRLADQAAYISYGPARASSQPLVGDHATLGIDMGQHMPTNPANQTNYLVNNIEWWADNNDEVDIKFQNWLAQ; this comes from the coding sequence ATGAAACTTAGACATTTGTTTGGGGCCACGGCCCTTGTGATGTCGCCTCTAGCCGCAACAACGGTTTTTGCTGCGGACCTACCTGCCTGTGAAAACTGTTCTGACAGCATGACCATCATGTCATGGGGCGGCGCATATCAAGCATCCCAAATCGCTGCCTATTCCGATCCTTATGCAGCGTTAACTGGTATCACTGTCGTTTATGACGAAAGCTCCAATGAATCGATCGCGAAAATGCGTGCGGGTGCCGAAGCTGGCAACAGCGCGTATGACCTGATTGATGCGGAAGGCCCTGACTCACAACGTGCGTGCGACGAGGGTTTGGCCATTGAAATCGATGCCGACGCTTCCCTTGCGGCGGGCGATGATGGCTCTACACCAACAGAAGACTTTGGTCCAAGCTTGATCAACGAATGCTTCATTCCGCAAATCGTGTTTTCGACAACATTTGGCTATCGCAATGATGTCGCCGAATGGAATGGCGCAACACCAGACAGCCTTTGCGCGATTTTCGATACCGAAACTTTCCCAGGCAAACGTGCTTTGGAAAAACGTCCTAAGAAAAACCTCGAATGGGCTTTGATTTGTGACGGCGTTGCAAAAGAAGACCTCTATACAGTTCTGTCTTCGGACGGCGGCGTTGAGCGGGCATTGGCCAAACTTGATACCATCAAAGGCGATGTTGTTTGGTGGTCTGCGGGTGCGGAAACACCACAACTTTTGGCAGATGCCGAAGTTGTAATTGGTTCCACATATAACGGTCGCCTGTTCTCGGTTATCGAAGAGCAAAAGCAGCCAGTTTCCATGCTTTGGGATTGGCAAGTGTTTGACTTTGACGGTTGGGTTGTTCCAGCTGGCTTGGACGAAAAACGCTTGAACCGTACGATGCACTTCCTGAAATTTGCCACAGACACACAGCGTCTCGCAGATCAGGCCGCGTATATCTCTTACGGTCCAGCACGTGCGTCTTCGCAGCCTTTGGTTGGGGATCACGCCACGTTGGGTATCGATATGGGTCAGCACATGCCGACCAACCCAGCAAACCAAACCAACTATTTGGTGAACAACATCGAATGGTGGGCAGACAACAACGATGAAGTTGATATCAAGTTCCAAAACTGGTTGGCTCAATAA